The genome window CATATGATCTCCTCAGAACTTACAAGCGTACAAGGAGCAACAGAACAtatggaagaaagaaagaaggaaagaaagaagaaaagcttCCGGTtccaacaatttggcaaatgcatTCACATTTATTCTAAACCAAATGATGGATGCTTAAAAAACCAATCAATGCAAGCGaaaaaccttatttttttctGCAAGATATTTGATAGCTGCTTATTTGTAGGTAAGCAACACACACGCACAGAAATAGAGAATTATGATACTTCCTCCATTGTTATGTTCCAAAGAGTCAAGAAAAGGAAAACCAACTGTTCCAGTGAAGATGAAGTAAAGAAACCTAAAaggctaaaattttcttttttgcatTGAGAGTACTCTGTTATCATAGATTTGCTAGTCTGCTATAGTGAACATCCTTCAAGAATAACAGTACTTGGCAAAGGTACCTTAATCTGTCCCAAGAAGACCTGTCCTTCAAAATGAAGTTAAGCTGAAGGTTACTCCTAAAAGTTTCATCCAGATGACAAATTTCCACAAATGGATTTCAGTCTCCAGGTCTACTTGTACAAATAAACAAACAATAAATTACAGTATTCAGCAAATCCAGGGTGTCAAACAATAAACTCAAACCATTTCCTCAGAGTTCATAGATCAGATGATGCAGTTCACTATTTCAATCTTTTTTGAACTCTCACAAAAATAGATACACATGCAGTATAGTGTCATGTTGAATATTGGCATTGCTTAGTGACAATTATACTAACCATGTCACTCGAGAGGAAGCTGTATCCACATGCAGAACAATATCAAAATTTTACAACCTAAGTGACTCATGCTGGAAAGTAATCATTGGTCAAGCACATCCGGTTCTGATGTCTCTGCAGTGTGAACTAAGACACCATAGTTTTCTATACAAGATTTTTTCAAAGAAGATATAGCATGCAATCACAGTTGAACCTGTATCACTAGCTGAAAAATTAGCTTTTCTAGATATGACAGATGCCAAAAAAGTAAATGAAGTCAAGATGAGTTCTAGTTATGTCAAAAAAAACAATTCCAAGATTATAAGCATGGCATGTCAATATACAAATCAAACATATATTCATAGAAAATTGCAAAAGGCAAACCAATTTGggttcacttgaattttctttaggCCAAGAAGGAAAACAAAATACACCATGACTTCACCCAAAGAACTCTCTAAATTGACAAGATTAGACATACTCTGAAGAACACCTAGCCTGGAGGCTCATACAGATGGAAAAAATTTGTTGAGGTTAAATGGCAATGCGTAGAATTCCTCACTTCTTGTATCTGCCTTGAAGCTTCGGAACCTTTTCCACCAATGATAACCTCTGTCCCTTTTTGTCACATCATGATGCCTATGGAGGGTATTATCCAAGAAAAATGCGACTAAGCCAGCAACAAATGGCTTTGAAGAGAATATTACATTGATGATATCATTAaactggaaaagaaaaaaagaacaatgAGCACCATGCACAATCATATTTTAGGAATGAGAGAATAAGTAGTAACTATCATGTTGTAATTTTCAGCATACCCATCTTGCTTTAGTATGAACTGGACCATAACCAGCAACAGAAGTGTACTCATTGAAGTACTGGGGAACTGACAGACCCATGAAAACAGATAATCCTAGGATGAACTTAGTTCGGAAGCTGTTGAGATTGCAGAACTGCAGAAAACTAAGACCTGCAGCACCTGTTACAGCAGaacgataaattataaataatttcatatgaGGAACTCAAGTTGTTGAGTGTTAATAAGCTGTCTCTTATTTCTATTACATACCAACATATGCAAAGAAAAGACAATACAGTGCTGCAAAAATTGGTGCGGGAATCGATGCAAAAACTGCTCCAAATTTTCCTGAATTGGCAACAAGACAGAAAAAATCAATCCATTTGATATGGTTAGTCTAATTGTATATATCTAAAGTCAAGTTCATGTGAAAAGTGCTTCTGTAACTCCTAAACTCTattcttgaatgatcttaaataACTTTAAGGGTGTGTTTAATTGTAGAATTGTCAACTATATTACAGTGTGCatcatgaataaaaaattaaatggcCAAAATTATTAACTAAATATAATACTGGTATTTACCTACAACATAATAACTTTGTCAAAGAGAATTTATCAGGTCAAATCCTTATACATATGGATTTAAGAAGATTCAACATGATATGAGAACAGCATTCATTTTGGTACTCCAGCTAAACAAAGCATCTCAAGGAGACTCAAGACTGTTCATACCAAGTACAAAATAAGATGTTGTACTCGAAGACATATCAGAGGGATCCTTTTAACCAGATAGGTATAAAGAACTCTATACGGTAAACAACACTGTAAGTTATAGAGCTAGGTGGCTCTGAGGACATTTTGTAGAAGATTATTCAATAAGCTAATGTGTGGGAGGCCAGAGACATCAGAACATGGACAGCTTACcaagaatagaaaagaaaatcaTGAATCCTGCAGATATTTGAACAACCCTTCGGCTGCCAATTCGTGTTAAAGCTAGTAAACCAGCATTTTCActgcaaaataataaaaaaatatttcttacaaGATGGTAGAAGCTTATGACAAGGATTAGTCATCTGAAAGGAAAGTGAACCAGCTATTActaaaataagaaattttgaaAGACACTTACACAGATACTGAGGATCCGTTTGCCGTTCCAAATAGTCCATCCAACAAGATACCAATGCCCTGAAGCCAACACTTGACTGTTACATACTTGGCAAAGTTTGCATGGATTTAGGTAAACAGCAGCTGAATTTAATACCTGCCAACCAATACCACGACTGAGAACTGATGGAGGCAATGGTGTCGCACTTGCATATCTTGTGACTGCAATGAAAGTTCCAGTAGACTGCACAGACATTTATCAGAAAGAACCTTATTGGGAAATTATGAAAACACTGCATTTGAGTAAGCAGATTTATGTTTATCTGATCACTATTATAAGATAGCTATAGTCTAAACCAGCATCTTAGATCAAGAAAAGGAAATATGATATTTGACCTCAACAAGGGAAACAAATGAAGCAGCCATCATTGCAAAAGCTTCACCGGCATCAAATGTTGGTGCACCCCATTGGAAAGGATATGGAAATCTAATCCTATTTGTTGCCATGAATAAGATTTTAGGAGATACAAAGGTCGTTAGCACAAAAATGCGGTAGACATAATCTTACCAGGGAGAACCACCAACAAGCCCTGAACGATCCGTACGGCAATGTAATTGTGTCTTTGGTGGTGTATGTCTATATGCTCCTCCCACCGTAAGGAAGTATGCATAAAGCCATACAATTGCAACCGAAAGTATGACAGAAAATCGATCAAACACAGGCTTCTCTGAATGTAGAGAATGAGGAATGTACTGTTGGAAAAAGATAacatcatttattatgatttttataagtTGCATTAAACATGAATGTAGAACACGAATGTGATACCctcaaaagttcaatgataataaCACCTGTGAGAATATGACTAAAAGAATTATCTGTGGTAGCCCAATTTCGATGCACTTGGCAACCTGCAATCCACATtttaataaatgagaaaaaaataataggAAGATCATAGAAAAGTATCCAGAAGCACATTAGCATGAAAAGGTTAGTTTGACAGTAGAATTTAAGTTCCACCAAAAACAGTAAATTATTACCCCAGGAAAACCAAGCTCATAAAGTCCAAAGCCAGCAAGTGCAACCAGAGGAACCACTGCCAGTGGACTTAAGAATCTGGATGCTCATATTACAGAAGGCAAGAGAACATTATGAACAAAAAATCACAGACATTGAtgatgataaaaaagaaaatgatattaCCCACCTAGCTACGTTTCGCCAAAGACCACTGAAACCGACAATAATTTGAAGGGTTGAAGCAACAATTAGGGCACCCTGTGTTCCACGCATTATACGCAAAAATTTCTGCATGATACATTGCTGCTGAGTGATTTTGAAAAAGAGCACAATGAAATGCAAAGTTCAGACTTCTAGCAACCTCGTGCGGATCCACAATATTACTGTAGCGACCAGCCAAGATAATAGAGATGGTTGGCACAACAAAAGTATAACAACCTCCAATTACAGCCGGCAACCGTGTACCAAACAAAGTTTGGAATAGAGTGTTGATACCAGCCACAAACAGCAATGTCTGGACTACCCTGGCTTTCTCATCCTAATTGTGATGATCACAGTTTTAAAAAGGTAAGGTACCAAACTATAAGAAATCAACCACAAAAAACTATacatataacaaaaaaaattccTCTAAAAACTGATTCATTCTTACATTTCCTCCGCCCATTTGAGGAACAAGAGCAGTGGGGATGATAACAGTAGTGCCTAGCATAACCAGAAAATGTTGAAAACCGAGAAGTATGGCCTCAGCTGCATCGCAAAgatccaaaaaacaaaaaaaaaagtcaagatCCAATTTTTATTAACCAGAACAAAATTGCACATCAATTGAAATGGAAAATTAATTCATATAAAGAAGGCATTAATGAAGAGCATATCAGATCGTCAAACAGAAAATGTGAGCAAGACAAGAAAAATCTGACCATGTCACAAGTAGATTTACTTCTTTCCTCCGTAGAGGTGCATTCAACAGGAAATCACAGATCCGAAAAGAATCCCATTGTCTTgaaaaccagaaaaaaaaaaatatgaagggTTTCAAGCAACGAGAATGTCACCGCTGGCAAATCAAAAGACATCTAACATATTCAAGCAACAATGCATACAGTACCAGACAACATAAGCCAACGAGATTCACAGCAAAAGAAGTGGGAGAACAAGCAGTGTTCCTCGGGAACAGGAGAGATATTCTGGAGGCAATAATATGGGGGAAGGACTCACGCCAGGGAGGCGGGCTGGTGATGCAGTAGGAGACATTGGGCAACTGATCCTTCACCGGGTGCGGCTGCAACTCGTCCTGCTTCGGCGCAGGCGCCGCTCCTCCACCACCTGCCATCCCctcccctctcctctcctctcctcctcaagAACTTACCCCTGCAAGAAGCTCCAAGCCAGCACTGTGAAGAACCTCACACTCTCAACACCAAGAAAAAGAACACATTAAGCAAGAAACCCACGAAGGGATTCCAAGATTTGCAGGCCTGAAGCATCAAGATCCAAATTGCAGGGCAGGATGAGGAAGAAACCAGGAAGACAGTGGCTAAAGACCAGTAGTAAGAGTGGGAGAAAGAAGGCCACTCAAAACTCCTCCAACAGAAGTGTGCTACTGCTCTCCACCCATCAAGCCACAATATGTGGAAAAGAAGCAAGTGGGTGTCTGCCTATTGGTCTCCTAAAGCAGGCACAAACACACCCCCAAAATCACCctact of Musa acuminata AAA Group cultivar baxijiao chromosome BXJ2-3, Cavendish_Baxijiao_AAA, whole genome shotgun sequence contains these proteins:
- the LOC103977452 gene encoding nucleobase-ascorbate transporter 6-like — its product is MAGGGGAAPAPKQDELQPHPVKDQLPNVSYCITSPPPWPEAILLGFQHFLVMLGTTVIIPTALVPQMGGGNDEKARVVQTLLFVAGINTLFQTLFGTRLPAVIGGCYTFVVPTISIILAGRYSNIVDPHEKFLRIMRGTQGALIVASTLQIIVGFSGLWRNVARFLSPLAVVPLVALAGFGLYELGFPGVAKCIEIGLPQIILLVIFSQYIPHSLHSEKPVFDRFSVILSVAIVWLYAYFLTVGGAYRHTPPKTQLHCRTDRSGLVGGSPWIRFPYPFQWGAPTFDAGEAFAMMAASFVSLVESTGTFIAVTRYASATPLPPSVLSRGIGWQGIGILLDGLFGTANGSSVSVENAGLLALTRIGSRRVVQISAGFMIFFSILGKFGAVFASIPAPIFAALYCLFFAYVGAAGLSFLQFCNLNSFRTKFILGLSVFMGLSVPQYFNEYTSVAGYGPVHTKARWFNDIINVIFSSKPFVAGLVAFFLDNTLHRHHDVTKRDRGYHWWKRFRSFKADTRSEEFYALPFNLNKFFPSV